From Terriglobales bacterium, a single genomic window includes:
- a CDS encoding DUF4126 domain-containing protein: protein MHLSGEQLAALIAATSFAAGLNVYATVAALGLLSRAGWIALPSSLSVLDSWWIIGIAGVMFLIEFVADKIPAFDLIWNALQTFVRVPVAALIAFAATHHLSPQLQLVSVAGASLIALAAHGGKTAVRAAVTPSPEPLSNIGLSAGEDVLAIFLTWFAGVHPYWAIAMVVALLVVIAFAIHFVIRALRALFRGAERSLRSDPAPHSS from the coding sequence ATGCACCTCTCTGGAGAACAACTCGCTGCTCTGATCGCTGCCACCAGCTTCGCTGCCGGACTGAACGTCTATGCCACGGTTGCCGCCCTGGGATTACTCTCCCGGGCTGGCTGGATCGCACTGCCCTCTTCCTTGAGTGTGTTGGATAGCTGGTGGATCATCGGCATAGCCGGTGTGATGTTCCTGATCGAGTTCGTCGCCGACAAGATCCCGGCTTTCGATCTGATCTGGAATGCGCTGCAGACTTTTGTGCGGGTTCCGGTGGCGGCTCTGATTGCGTTTGCGGCCACGCATCATCTCTCCCCTCAGCTGCAATTGGTCAGCGTGGCGGGTGCCAGCCTGATCGCCCTGGCTGCGCACGGTGGCAAGACGGCCGTTCGTGCTGCCGTAACCCCCTCGCCCGAGCCCCTTTCCAACATTGGCCTGAGTGCGGGAGAAGATGTTCTTGCGATCTTCCTGACCTGGTTTGCCGGCGTGCATCCCTATTGGGCGATCGCGATGGTGGTGGCTCTGTTGGTCGTCATCGCATTTGCCATCCATTTTGTGATCCGCGCTTTACGCGCCCTCTTCCGCGGCGCCGAGCGCTCACTGCGATCTGATCCGGCCCCTCATTCATCCTGA